One Tachysurus vachellii isolate PV-2020 chromosome 8, HZAU_Pvac_v1, whole genome shotgun sequence genomic window carries:
- the htr2aa gene encoding 5-hydroxytryptamine receptor 2A, with product MESLAISNLSNLEAWFCVSQGLELGQKKNWVALLIMLIVVITITGNILVIMAVTMERKLQNATNYFFMSLAVADMLLGFLIMPISMVTILYGYSWPFPDILCPLWIYLDVLLSTASIMHLCAISVDRYIAIRNPIAHSRAKSPWRARAKITAVWTISASISMPIPVIGLQDHTKVFKEESCFLTDSSFVLIGSFMAFFMPLTIMVVTYFLTINALQSEATLCLDQLVPRPRWNGSLALSFLPNDKKLFLRRSLTISNEQKASKVLGIVFILFVIMWGPFFVTNVLVAVCDSTICHNDIINVLHNVFVWVGYLSSAVNPLVYTLFNKTYRSAFARYMRCQYREKRKPLRLILINTIPPLAYQSVLAEALGEFSSPLPSKKPQPCKRIPEESVTCV from the exons ATGGAATCCTTAGCAATCAGCAATCTCTCAAATCTCGAGGCATGGTTTTGTGTGAGCCAGGGACTGGAACTCGGGCAGAAGAAAAACTGGGTAGCACTGTTGATCATGTTAATCGTGGTCATCACCATCACAGGGAACATCCTGGTCATCATGGCTGTCACAATGGAGCGAAAACTGCAGAATGCCACCAACTACTTCTTCATGTCACTGGCTGTAGCTGACATGCTGTTGGGTTTCCTCATCATGCCCATTTCCATGGTGACTATCTTGTATG GATACTCGTGGCCATTCCCAGACATCCTGTGCCCATTGTGGATCTACCTCGATGTGCTGTTGTCCACAGCATCCATCATGCATCTGTGTGCAATCTCAGTAGATCGCTACATTGCTATCCGCAATCCAATAGCCCACAGCCGTGCCAAGTCTCCATGGCGTGCCCGTGCCAAGATCACTGCAGTCTGGACCATCTCTGCCA GTATCTCCATGCCCATTCCAGTCATAGGCCTCCAAGACCACACGAAAGTGTTCAAAGAAGAAAGCTGCTTTCTGACTGACAGTTCATTTGTACTTATCGGCTCCTTTATGGCCTTCTTCATGCCATTGACCATCATGGTGGTAACATACTTCCTGACCATAAATGCCCTCCAGAGTGAAGCCACACTTTGCTTGGACCAGTTGGTGCCACGACCCAGGTGGAATGGTAGTTTGGCGCTGAGCTTTCTCCCTAATGATAAGAAGCTGTTTCTGCGGCGCTCGTTGACCATCAGCAATGAACAGAAGGCATCTAAAGTACTGGGCattgtctttattctttttgtcaTCATGTGGGGCCCGTTTTTTGTTACCAATGTCTTGGTGGCTGTGTGTGACTCCACCATCTGCCACAATGACATCATCAATGTGCTccataatgtttttgtgtgggtTGGATACCTGTCATCAGCGGTGAATCCACTGGTCTACACTCTCTTCAATAAAACATATCGTTCTGCCTTCGCTAGATATATGAGATGTCAGtatagagagaagagaaaaccaCTGAGGCTTATTCTAATCAACACTATCCCTCCGTTAGCATATCAGTCAGTGCTAGCTGAGGCTCTGGGAGAATTCTCCTCACCACTTCCAAGTAAAAAGCCACAACCTTGTAAAAGAATCCCTGAGGAAAGTGTTACTTGTGTGTGA